A genomic window from Luteolibacter sp. LG18 includes:
- a CDS encoding phytoene/squalene synthase family protein produces the protein MKGDLATDVLKGVSRSFYLTLRLLPGPMRHGASLGYLLARTSDTLADTAAVPVADRLALLDAYGAAVAGKGGAPAWPENLLATAEPKEVVLLQRSDEVLAALGETSEVERALIREVLEVIVSGQRLDLERFTGATPAEPVSLPDDAAVEDYAWRVAGCVGGFWTKLGFATLGEGYSTASQEELLERGIAYGKGLQLVNILRDLPRDLASGRCYLPVDEPWDRKRLLACHAEWVKRAQGWVAEGRAYAATLPIRRLRAATVLPALLAEETLAKLEGAKWSDLEHRVKVPRKRVYALLWKAWW, from the coding sequence GTGAAGGGGGATCTGGCCACGGATGTGCTGAAGGGGGTGTCGCGCTCGTTTTATCTGACGCTGCGGCTGCTTCCCGGACCGATGCGCCACGGGGCCAGCCTCGGTTACCTGCTCGCCCGTACCAGCGACACCCTCGCGGACACCGCGGCGGTGCCAGTGGCCGATCGCCTGGCCCTGCTCGATGCCTACGGTGCGGCGGTGGCCGGGAAAGGCGGCGCTCCGGCGTGGCCGGAAAATCTGCTCGCCACCGCGGAGCCGAAAGAAGTCGTGCTCCTCCAGCGATCGGATGAAGTGCTGGCCGCCTTGGGGGAAACTTCCGAGGTGGAGCGGGCTCTCATCCGCGAGGTGCTGGAGGTGATCGTTTCGGGGCAGCGGCTCGATCTGGAGCGGTTCACCGGAGCGACGCCCGCGGAGCCGGTGTCCCTGCCGGACGATGCCGCGGTGGAGGATTACGCGTGGCGGGTGGCCGGGTGCGTTGGCGGGTTCTGGACGAAACTGGGGTTCGCGACGCTCGGGGAAGGGTACTCCACCGCGTCCCAGGAGGAGCTGCTGGAACGCGGCATCGCCTATGGAAAGGGGCTCCAATTGGTGAACATCCTCCGCGACCTGCCGCGGGATCTGGCCTCGGGGCGCTGCTATCTGCCGGTCGATGAACCATGGGACCGCAAGAGGTTGCTGGCCTGCCATGCCGAGTGGGTGAAGCGCGCCCAAGGCTGGGTGGCCGAAGGGCGGGCCTATGCGGCGACCCTGCCGATCCGCCGCCTGCGGGCGGCCACGGTGCTGCCAGCGCTGCTGGCGGAGGAGACCCTGGCGAAACTCGAAGGTGCGAAGTGGTCCGACCTCGAACACCGGGTGAAGGTGCCGCGCAAGCGCGTCTATGCGCTGCTATGGAAGGCGTGGTGGTGA
- the hemW gene encoding radical SAM family heme chaperone HemW has translation MLAYLHIPFCHRVCPYCSFYKHTPGSTPIGAFVDALGKEAAHRLPGLTEKPRTLYLGGGTPSMLSPTHLERLFGALRAQLDFTALDEVTMEANPATFDLTKARLFRELGVTRVSLGIQSFTPHVLKTLGREHDPDQAAEAVTILREAGMPSVNIDLMFSIPGQSIDDWRATLERTISLLPDHVSAYNLTYEEDTAFFESLKRGDMDADEDRDASFFHLAHRLLTEAGYDHYETSNYARPGHHSSHNRGYWQGEDYIGLGPSAVSTIERVRSQNIADTARYVEMVTAIGNAITGSEAIDPEAWRIERIALGLRTREGIPLDRVDSRAETLQSLVDSGYATIQDGRLILTEEGSALVDPIAGELV, from the coding sequence TTGCTCGCCTACCTCCATATCCCGTTCTGCCACCGCGTCTGCCCGTATTGCTCGTTCTACAAGCATACCCCCGGCTCCACGCCGATCGGAGCGTTCGTCGACGCCCTCGGCAAGGAGGCCGCGCACCGGCTGCCGGGGCTCACGGAAAAGCCCCGCACGCTCTACCTCGGCGGCGGCACGCCCTCGATGCTGTCCCCGACCCATCTGGAGCGGCTGTTCGGCGCGCTGCGGGCCCAGCTCGATTTCACGGCGCTCGACGAGGTCACGATGGAGGCCAACCCCGCGACGTTCGATCTGACGAAAGCCCGGCTCTTCCGCGAACTCGGCGTAACCCGCGTGTCGCTCGGCATCCAGTCGTTCACACCGCACGTCCTCAAGACACTCGGCCGTGAACACGACCCGGACCAAGCCGCGGAAGCCGTGACCATCCTGCGCGAGGCCGGCATGCCCTCGGTGAACATCGACCTGATGTTCTCGATCCCCGGCCAGTCCATCGACGATTGGCGCGCCACGCTCGAACGCACCATCTCGCTGCTACCGGACCACGTTTCCGCCTACAACCTCACCTACGAGGAGGACACCGCCTTCTTCGAATCGCTGAAGCGCGGCGACATGGACGCGGACGAGGACCGTGACGCGTCGTTCTTCCACCTCGCCCACCGCCTGCTCACGGAGGCGGGTTACGACCACTACGAGACCTCGAACTACGCCCGGCCCGGCCACCATTCGTCGCACAACCGCGGCTACTGGCAGGGCGAGGACTACATCGGCCTCGGGCCCTCCGCCGTTTCCACCATCGAGCGGGTCCGCTCCCAGAACATCGCCGACACCGCGCGCTACGTGGAGATGGTGACCGCCATCGGCAACGCCATCACCGGCAGTGAGGCGATCGATCCGGAAGCCTGGCGGATCGAACGCATCGCCCTCGGCTTGCGGACCCGCGAAGGCATCCCGCTCGACCGCGTCGACAGCCGCGCGGAAACGCTCCAGTCGCTGGTGGATTCCGGCTATGCCACCATCCAGGACGGCAGGCTCATCCTCACCGAAGAGGGCTCGGCGTTGGTCGATCCGATCGCCGGGGAATTGGTTTGA
- the recN gene encoding DNA repair protein RecN, giving the protein MLTLLKIRNLALVDELTWELGSGLVGVTGETGAGKSVIVGALKLVLGERADKGLIRTGEDACTVEAIFSLNDSTAIDAILEEGGLSASDGDLIVRRTVGQTANRQFVNDSPVTLAMLKKLGEHLVDLHGPHDHQSLLSTERQLSMVDAYAGAESSLSIWREAWRDWRSKVTELDELRRAENASEQELELLRYQVSEIDAANLKPGEENDLEDRWRRAVNASRLVEASGAAIGSLSNDDGILERLGEVQRLVRELEKLDPSVAERTGGLETAVLELQELERSLAEYGEELDIDPEEAAALEERVNLIESLKRKYGPTVADVVERRDAAATRLDTIENRGEKLEKLTAEVAACRAKLDAAGKSLTAARKKIAPKLAKEIAVQLKDLGFKQSSFDVQVVPLAEPGPQGYEGVEFQFGPNPGEPLLPLRQIASSGEISRVMLAVKSALAEQDATPLMVFDEIDANVGGEVARAVGLKMAALGTRHQVVSITHFPQVAATAAHHFVVEKEVANGRTRSRLYPVSGEARIRELVRMLGGGGEQARAMAASLLENA; this is encoded by the coding sequence ATGCTCACCCTGCTGAAAATCCGCAATCTCGCCCTCGTCGATGAACTCACCTGGGAGCTCGGCTCCGGCCTTGTCGGCGTGACCGGCGAGACCGGCGCGGGCAAGTCGGTGATCGTCGGCGCGCTCAAACTCGTGCTCGGGGAACGCGCCGACAAGGGCCTGATCCGCACCGGCGAGGATGCCTGCACGGTGGAGGCGATCTTCAGCCTGAACGATTCCACGGCGATCGATGCGATCCTGGAAGAGGGGGGCTTGTCCGCCAGCGATGGCGACCTGATCGTGCGCCGCACAGTGGGCCAGACGGCGAACCGCCAGTTCGTGAACGATTCGCCGGTGACGCTGGCGATGTTGAAGAAGCTCGGCGAGCACCTCGTGGATCTCCATGGCCCGCACGACCACCAGTCGCTGCTGTCCACCGAGCGCCAGCTTTCGATGGTGGATGCCTACGCTGGCGCGGAAAGCAGCCTCTCCATCTGGCGCGAGGCCTGGCGCGATTGGCGTTCGAAGGTCACGGAGCTCGATGAACTGCGCCGCGCGGAAAACGCCAGCGAGCAGGAGCTGGAGCTGCTGCGCTACCAGGTTTCCGAAATCGACGCCGCGAACCTGAAGCCGGGCGAGGAAAACGACCTCGAGGACCGCTGGCGCCGTGCCGTGAATGCCTCCCGGTTGGTGGAAGCCTCCGGGGCCGCGATCGGCTCGCTTTCGAACGACGATGGCATTCTGGAACGTCTCGGCGAGGTCCAGCGGCTCGTGCGCGAACTGGAGAAGCTCGATCCCTCTGTGGCCGAGCGTACCGGCGGGCTGGAAACCGCGGTGCTGGAGCTCCAGGAGCTGGAACGCTCGCTGGCGGAATACGGCGAGGAGCTGGACATCGATCCCGAGGAAGCCGCGGCGCTCGAGGAGCGCGTGAATCTCATCGAATCGCTGAAGCGGAAATACGGCCCCACGGTGGCCGATGTGGTCGAGCGCCGCGATGCCGCCGCCACCCGCCTCGACACCATCGAGAACCGCGGCGAGAAGCTGGAGAAGCTCACCGCCGAGGTCGCCGCGTGCCGCGCCAAGCTCGATGCCGCGGGCAAGTCGTTGACTGCCGCGCGCAAGAAAATCGCGCCGAAGCTGGCCAAGGAAATCGCGGTCCAACTCAAGGATCTCGGTTTCAAGCAATCGTCCTTCGATGTCCAGGTAGTGCCGCTGGCCGAGCCCGGTCCGCAGGGCTACGAGGGCGTGGAGTTCCAGTTCGGACCCAACCCCGGCGAACCGCTGCTGCCGCTGCGCCAGATCGCGTCCAGCGGTGAAATCAGCCGCGTGATGCTGGCGGTGAAGAGCGCGCTCGCCGAGCAGGACGCCACGCCGCTGATGGTGTTCGACGAGATCGACGCCAACGTCGGCGGCGAGGTGGCGCGTGCCGTGGGGCTGAAGATGGCCGCACTGGGTACCCGCCACCAGGTGGTGTCGATCACCCATTTCCCGCAGGTCGCGGCCACGGCGGCGCACCATTTCGTGGTCGAGAAGGAAGTGGCGAACGGCCGCACCCGCTCGCGCCTCTATCCGGTGTCCGGCGAGGCACGCATCCGCGAACTCGTGCGCATGCTCGGCGGTGGCGGCGAGCAGGCCCGCGCGATGGCCGCCAGCCTGCTGGAGAACGCATGA
- the rimK gene encoding 30S ribosomal protein S6--L-glutamate ligase, producing the protein MKILILSRNAQLYSTDALVRAAEARGHEVRVVDYLRCYMNITSRKPKIYVDGEELQADAVIPRIAASHTFYGNAVVRQFEMMGVFTVNDSVAIARSRDKLRSMQLLARKGVGLPVTAFAHHTDATNELIKMCGGAPLVIKLLEGTQGAGVVLAETKNTAQSVIEAFKAGNMNILVQEFIQEAKGADIRCIVVGGKVVAAMKRQAAEGEFRSNLHRGGVAEKVKISPEERAVACRAAKAMGLNVAGVDLLRSNHGPVVMEVNSSPGLEGIEQCSGKDVSGMIIEFIERTAANPPKAGDAVK; encoded by the coding sequence ATGAAAATTCTCATCCTTTCCCGCAACGCCCAGTTATACAGCACCGACGCGCTCGTGCGCGCCGCCGAGGCCCGCGGGCACGAAGTCCGGGTGGTGGACTATCTCCGCTGTTACATGAACATCACCTCCCGGAAGCCGAAGATCTATGTCGACGGGGAGGAACTCCAGGCGGACGCGGTGATCCCGCGCATCGCGGCCTCGCACACCTTCTACGGCAATGCCGTGGTGCGGCAGTTCGAGATGATGGGCGTGTTCACCGTGAACGATTCGGTGGCGATCGCGCGTTCCCGCGACAAGCTGCGCTCGATGCAGCTCCTGGCGCGCAAGGGCGTGGGCCTGCCGGTCACCGCCTTCGCCCACCACACGGACGCCACCAACGAGCTGATCAAGATGTGCGGCGGCGCGCCGCTGGTGATCAAGCTGCTGGAAGGCACCCAGGGTGCGGGCGTGGTGCTCGCGGAGACCAAGAACACCGCCCAATCGGTGATCGAGGCGTTCAAGGCCGGTAACATGAACATCCTCGTGCAGGAGTTCATCCAGGAGGCGAAGGGCGCGGACATCCGCTGCATCGTCGTCGGCGGGAAGGTCGTGGCGGCGATGAAGCGCCAGGCCGCGGAGGGCGAGTTCCGCTCGAACCTGCACCGCGGCGGCGTGGCCGAGAAGGTGAAGATTTCCCCGGAGGAACGCGCCGTGGCCTGCCGCGCCGCGAAGGCGATGGGGCTGAATGTCGCGGGTGTCGACCTGCTGCGCTCGAACCACGGTCCGGTGGTGATGGAGGTGAACTCCTCGCCGGGGCTGGAAGGCATCGAGCAATGCTCGGGCAAGGACGTGTCCGGCATGATCATCGAGTTCATCGAACGCACCGCCGCGAATCCGCCGAAGGCGGGGGATGCGGTGAAGTAG
- a CDS encoding RimK/LysX family protein, producing MKRSPRTFKAVPEQMEVPSGELARELGLPWKQTGMPRLLIGRREWVGLPDLGISPLNAKTDSGARSSSLHAEDMVLSEDGARVTFVTVNHYGDRISCEAPVVATKKVRSSSGTAKKRVFIETKAVLAGGFTCAIRLSLANRSVMRCPMLIGRRALSGFFLIDPQSSHLLGGVRDLEHFVPGTRPS from the coding sequence ATGAAACGCTCGCCGCGCACGTTCAAGGCGGTGCCGGAGCAGATGGAGGTTCCGTCGGGCGAGCTGGCGCGTGAGCTGGGATTGCCGTGGAAGCAGACCGGCATGCCGCGCCTGCTGATCGGCCGCCGCGAGTGGGTCGGTTTGCCGGATCTCGGCATCTCGCCGCTCAATGCGAAGACCGACAGCGGCGCGCGGTCCTCGTCCCTGCACGCGGAGGACATGGTGCTGTCCGAGGATGGCGCGCGTGTCACATTCGTCACAGTCAACCACTATGGGGATCGTATTTCCTGCGAGGCTCCGGTGGTGGCGACGAAGAAGGTCCGCAGCTCCTCCGGCACGGCGAAGAAACGCGTTTTCATCGAGACAAAAGCCGTGCTTGCAGGCGGTTTCACCTGTGCGATCCGTCTCAGCCTCGCCAACCGTTCGGTGATGAGGTGCCCGATGCTGATCGGCCGCCGCGCCCTCTCCGGATTTTTTCTCATTGACCCGCAGTCCTCCCATTTGTTGGGAGGCGTGCGCGATCTCGAACACTTTGTTCCGGGCACCCGTCCCTCATGA
- a CDS encoding phosphatidylinositol-specific phospholipase C, which produces MKPLLLGALLLLSPPLPAEVTGHDWMKAVPDDTRLSALSIPGTHDSGATVEPVPGTAKCQDLSIADQLNAGVRFLDIRCRHLRDAFVIHHGAIYQNLNFEGVLESVQGFLKDHPSECVILSIKEEFTPSGNSRTFEQTFDAYVAKNPAPWFLQATLPTVGQTRGKMILLRRFSATTQPKGIAATGWTDNATFNTGLLRIQDRYQCPDADAKWPHVESLLRESTSGNPDTLYLNFSSATGSRLGLPNIPAVSDGVNRKLTDYFKAHPRGHRGVIVMDFATAERCALIYRAGP; this is translated from the coding sequence ATGAAACCGCTCCTGTTGGGTGCCCTGCTGCTCCTTTCCCCGCCCCTACCGGCGGAGGTGACCGGCCATGATTGGATGAAGGCGGTGCCGGACGATACCCGCCTCTCCGCCCTCTCGATCCCCGGCACCCATGACTCCGGAGCCACCGTGGAGCCTGTGCCCGGCACCGCGAAATGCCAGGACCTCTCGATCGCGGACCAATTGAACGCCGGGGTCCGTTTCCTCGACATCCGCTGCCGCCACCTGCGCGATGCCTTTGTCATCCACCACGGCGCGATCTATCAGAACCTGAATTTCGAGGGCGTGCTGGAGTCCGTACAGGGCTTCCTCAAGGACCATCCCTCGGAATGCGTGATCCTCTCGATCAAGGAGGAGTTCACCCCGTCCGGAAACAGCCGAACCTTCGAACAGACCTTCGACGCCTACGTTGCGAAAAACCCGGCCCCGTGGTTCCTGCAGGCCACCCTGCCGACCGTAGGCCAGACGAGGGGCAAGATGATCCTGCTCCGCCGGTTCTCCGCGACCACCCAGCCCAAGGGCATCGCCGCCACCGGCTGGACCGACAACGCCACCTTCAACACCGGCCTCCTGCGCATCCAGGACCGCTACCAATGCCCGGACGCGGACGCCAAGTGGCCCCATGTCGAAAGCCTGCTCCGCGAATCCACCTCCGGAAACCCGGACACGCTCTACCTGAATTTCTCCAGCGCCACCGGCAGCCGGCTCGGACTGCCGAACATCCCCGCCGTTTCAGACGGGGTGAACCGCAAGCTCACGGACTATTTCAAAGCCCATCCCCGCGGCCACCGCGGCGTCATCGTCATGGACTTCGCCACCGCGGAACGCTGCGCCCTCATCTACCGGGCAGGTCCTTGA
- a CDS encoding nucleotide disphospho-sugar-binding domain-containing protein: MRVLIHTIGSAGDVHPFIGVGAALKARGHEVHVITGAVFERAVRDSGLEFHPLGTTEDFDRLRGNPDLWHPRKAFKVIIQGAADPSYAPILEITRKLHDPGNTVILASSLAFGARNARELLGIPMATVHLAPSLFPSVHRQPELHGMIFGQKAPRVLKAIQWWFGGRVVDHHVLPGLNRFRREHGLPPARNLLRDWWHSPDRVIALFPEWFASPQPDWPRQTRVTGFPLFDERGIREVPEAVREFLDAGEPPVIFTPGSAMAHGDVFFREAVKALKRTGRRGILLSPFIETIPADLPDHVRHFSYVPFSEVLPRAAALVYHGGIGTCAQALRAGIPHLVQPMAHDQLDTLSRVRDLGVGLGLVPAKFTDQRIAAVLDRLLTDPGFKTRALEVARRFEPEAWLRRTCEEVEALGAQGPAR, encoded by the coding sequence ATGCGGGTTCTGATTCACACGATTGGCAGCGCGGGCGATGTCCATCCGTTCATCGGCGTGGGAGCGGCGCTGAAGGCGCGCGGGCACGAGGTGCATGTGATCACCGGTGCGGTGTTCGAGCGCGCGGTGCGGGACAGTGGGCTGGAGTTCCACCCCCTGGGCACGACCGAGGACTTCGACCGCCTGCGGGGCAACCCGGATCTCTGGCACCCGCGGAAGGCCTTCAAGGTCATCATCCAGGGGGCGGCCGATCCGAGCTACGCGCCGATCCTGGAGATCACAAGGAAGCTGCACGATCCCGGCAACACGGTGATACTCGCCAGCTCGCTGGCGTTCGGAGCGCGGAATGCCCGTGAGCTGTTGGGCATCCCGATGGCCACGGTGCATCTGGCTCCGTCGTTGTTTCCCAGTGTCCACCGCCAGCCGGAGCTGCATGGGATGATCTTCGGCCAGAAGGCTCCGCGTGTTCTCAAGGCGATCCAATGGTGGTTCGGCGGCAGGGTGGTGGATCACCATGTGCTGCCCGGTTTGAACCGTTTCCGGCGGGAGCACGGATTGCCTCCCGCGCGGAACCTGCTGCGGGACTGGTGGCATTCGCCGGACCGGGTGATCGCGTTGTTTCCGGAATGGTTCGCGTCACCGCAGCCGGATTGGCCGCGGCAGACGCGGGTGACCGGGTTTCCGTTGTTCGATGAACGGGGCATCCGCGAGGTGCCGGAGGCGGTGCGGGAGTTTCTGGACGCGGGCGAGCCACCGGTGATTTTTACGCCGGGCAGCGCGATGGCGCACGGGGATGTGTTTTTCCGCGAGGCCGTGAAGGCGCTCAAACGCACCGGACGCAGGGGCATCCTGCTCTCGCCGTTCATCGAGACCATTCCCGCGGATCTGCCGGACCATGTCCGCCATTTCTCCTACGTGCCCTTCAGCGAGGTCCTGCCGCGGGCGGCGGCGCTGGTTTATCACGGCGGCATCGGCACCTGCGCGCAGGCGCTGCGGGCGGGCATCCCGCACTTGGTGCAGCCGATGGCGCACGATCAATTGGATACGCTGAGCCGTGTCAGGGATCTCGGCGTGGGGCTCGGCCTGGTGCCAGCGAAGTTCACCGACCAGCGGATCGCCGCGGTGCTGGACCGTTTGTTGACCGATCCGGGATTCAAGACGCGGGCGCTGGAGGTTGCCCGGCGTTTCGAGCCGGAGGCGTGGTTGCGGCGGACCTGCGAGGAGGTGGAGGCCCTGGGGGCTCAAGGACCTGCCCGGTAG
- a CDS encoding MBL fold metallo-hydrolase produces MRTHLPCASLPVDFMTDDFTLTFLGTGTSTGIPVIGCGCETCQSTDPRNVRTRSSILVQTPEVTLLVDSGPDLRQQALREKLRTVDAVLYTHGHLDHVTGFDDLRAFCWHREGALPMHATAECMATLRTMFAWAFSTANTYRGYVKPDPKLIEGPFFYGKLKVTPLPVQHASVETVGFLFEYPGFKSAAYFPDVKAFPPVTQTAILGIDVLILDALQPQPHATHFSNEEALAAIGEVKAREAWLTHLGHNNEHATLESTLPRHVKVAYDGLKLSLARSA; encoded by the coding sequence TTGCGGACCCATCTTCCTTGTGCCAGCCTGCCAGTGGATTTCATGACGGACGACTTCACCCTCACCTTTCTGGGCACCGGAACCTCCACGGGGATTCCCGTCATCGGCTGTGGATGTGAGACTTGCCAATCCACCGACCCCCGTAACGTTCGGACCCGTTCCTCGATCCTGGTCCAGACCCCGGAAGTGACCCTGCTGGTGGATTCCGGGCCGGACCTGCGCCAGCAGGCACTGCGCGAAAAGCTCCGCACCGTCGATGCCGTGCTCTACACCCACGGCCACCTCGACCACGTGACCGGCTTCGACGACCTTCGCGCCTTCTGCTGGCATCGCGAGGGTGCCCTGCCAATGCACGCCACCGCCGAGTGCATGGCCACGCTGCGCACCATGTTCGCCTGGGCCTTCTCCACCGCCAATACCTACCGCGGCTACGTGAAACCGGATCCCAAGCTGATCGAGGGTCCGTTTTTCTACGGCAAGCTCAAGGTCACCCCGCTGCCGGTCCAACACGCCTCCGTGGAAACGGTGGGCTTCCTGTTCGAATATCCCGGCTTCAAGTCGGCGGCCTACTTCCCGGACGTGAAGGCCTTCCCGCCTGTCACCCAAACCGCGATCCTAGGCATCGACGTGCTCATTCTCGATGCCCTCCAGCCCCAGCCGCACGCCACCCATTTCTCGAACGAGGAAGCCCTCGCCGCCATCGGCGAGGTGAAGGCCCGCGAGGCATGGTTGACCCATCTCGGACATAACAACGAGCACGCCACCCTGGAGTCCACCCTGCCGCGCCACGTAAAAGTGGCCTATGATGGGCTGAAGTTGAGCTTGGCCCGCTCCGCCTGA
- a CDS encoding TIGR03790 family protein — protein sequence MRFILFLLLAGSAFAATPDPASVAILFNKSVPESVKLAETYRAAREIPESNLVGLDLPKADDITRDEYNTKLVKPLRETFDSRGWWKLGKNQENLTLPVQNKIRYIAVMRGVPLRIKTTTVNPPPIDLQKPFVGRNEAAVDSELAAFGIQGLPTEGVINNAYFKSEKPFAEANMPFLVLVARIDAATWETCERMIKDAVATEKTGLWGRAYVDIANKIPEGDTWLENVAKANLATGIPTVVDRFNDTFPTNYPMTDASLYYGWYEWNVNGPFLNTRFHFRPGAVAMHLHSFSAEQIRDANRNWSAALLERGACCTIGNTYEPYLGITHYFDILHKRLLDGSTFAEAAYAAMPALSWQGVVFGDPLYRPFLHLDGSGDKQPADNDYRALRMASLQWDSQPAELQDQLAKAADRTHSGILAEALGLRLRAISLNDQAKNWFTTAKGNYTGASDKLRQEFNIISIDRTLGRKNEAVQALRDARAIYAALPDADALTGWLNILDPPPPPPADPTKVPQAK from the coding sequence ATGAGGTTCATCCTATTCCTCCTGCTGGCCGGTTCCGCCTTCGCGGCCACGCCCGATCCGGCCTCCGTCGCGATCCTTTTCAACAAGTCGGTCCCGGAATCCGTGAAGCTCGCGGAGACCTACCGGGCCGCACGGGAGATCCCGGAGTCCAATCTCGTCGGCCTCGATCTCCCGAAAGCCGATGACATCACCCGGGATGAATACAACACCAAGCTCGTCAAACCGCTCCGAGAGACCTTCGATTCCCGCGGATGGTGGAAGCTGGGCAAGAACCAGGAAAACCTGACGCTGCCGGTCCAGAACAAGATCCGCTACATCGCCGTGATGCGCGGTGTGCCGCTGCGGATCAAGACCACCACCGTCAACCCGCCGCCCATCGACCTGCAAAAGCCCTTCGTGGGCCGCAACGAGGCCGCGGTGGACTCGGAGCTCGCCGCCTTCGGCATCCAGGGACTGCCCACGGAAGGCGTCATCAACAACGCCTACTTCAAGAGCGAAAAGCCCTTCGCCGAGGCAAACATGCCCTTCCTCGTCCTCGTCGCCCGCATCGATGCCGCCACCTGGGAAACCTGCGAGCGCATGATCAAGGACGCCGTGGCCACGGAGAAAACCGGCCTGTGGGGCCGTGCCTACGTGGACATCGCGAACAAGATCCCGGAGGGCGACACATGGCTGGAGAACGTCGCGAAGGCGAACCTGGCCACCGGCATTCCCACGGTGGTCGACCGCTTCAACGACACCTTCCCGACGAACTATCCGATGACGGATGCCTCCCTCTACTACGGGTGGTACGAGTGGAATGTGAACGGGCCGTTCCTCAATACCCGGTTCCATTTCCGGCCCGGCGCGGTGGCCATGCACCTCCACTCCTTCAGCGCGGAACAGATCCGCGACGCGAACCGGAACTGGAGCGCCGCCCTGTTGGAACGCGGAGCCTGCTGCACCATCGGCAACACCTACGAACCCTACCTCGGCATCACCCACTACTTCGATATCCTCCACAAGCGCTTGCTCGATGGCTCCACCTTCGCGGAGGCCGCCTACGCCGCCATGCCCGCGCTTTCCTGGCAGGGCGTGGTGTTCGGCGATCCGCTCTACCGCCCCTTCCTCCATCTCGATGGCAGCGGCGACAAGCAGCCCGCCGACAACGACTACCGTGCTCTGCGCATGGCATCCCTGCAATGGGACAGCCAACCGGCGGAACTCCAGGACCAGTTGGCCAAGGCGGCCGACCGCACCCACAGCGGCATTCTGGCCGAAGCCCTCGGCCTGCGGCTGCGCGCGATCAGCCTGAACGACCAGGCGAAGAACTGGTTCACGACCGCCAAGGGAAATTACACGGGCGCATCCGACAAGCTGAGGCAGGAATTCAACATCATCTCGATCGACCGCACGCTCGGCCGGAAAAACGAAGCCGTGCAGGCTCTCCGGGATGCCCGCGCGATTTACGCTGCCCTTCCAGACGCGGACGCCCTCACCGGCTGGCTCAATATCCTCGATCCGCCGCCGCCACCACCCGCGGATCCGACTAAAGTCCCACAGGCGAAATGA